A region of Toxotes jaculatrix isolate fToxJac2 chromosome 23, fToxJac2.pri, whole genome shotgun sequence DNA encodes the following proteins:
- the lratb.1 gene encoding uncharacterized protein lratb.1 isoform X1 — MSRFPQLVLRGHPVLRRLSRCRGSAQRVSLCFDANFLHFSSSERHRSSSRCYTRSSGTGPVRIGCASGFWGDTATSVPQLVHSGKLDFLVFDYLSEITMSLLTAAKAKMPNLGYAPDFVQVALAPFINDIHRKGIRVVSNAGGVNPLACAEAVQEVIKKAGLDLKVAVVTGDDLMPHRNSLSEVKVADGGGRRQLPRTLHSMNVYLGAAPIRRCLDLGADIVVTGRCVDSALALGPLMHTFRWERDQYDLLAAGSLAGHLIECGAQSTGGIFTDWHKVPDWDNIGFPVVECSGDGSFVLSKPPKTGGLVSFGTVAEQLVYEIGDPRRYLLPDVTCDFSQVVIKEVPGVEGGAVSVTGARGFAPSHDYKVCATYMDGFRATAVCPVGGPRAAEKARRTADSIIRRTKRMFEQLGLEDFSSVNIQVLGAEDTYGANARTKDSREAVIWMSVQHKQKKALELFSREIAPAGTGMAPGLTGIVGGRPRVSPVLKPFFFLHPKSQLKVDVHVGGELLDSLSEVGADAPEQEAPPTSAEDIPDTDLPSGPHSYRLEELAYTRSGDKGDSANIGVIARHPLFFPYLKKHLTSAVVEEYFSHLIQPGVRNAVTRFALPGIHGLNFVLQSSLGGGGVASLRSDPQGKAFGQMLLDVKLRGLPDLKSLVD; from the exons ATGTCTCGTTTCCCTCAGTTAGTCCTCCGCGGACACCCAGTCCTCAGGCGGCTGTCGCGCTGCAGAGGCTCAGCACAGCGcgtcagtttgtgttttgacgCTAACTTTTTGCACTTTAGTTCGTCCGAGCGACACAGAAGCAGCTCCCGGTGTTACACACGTTCCTCCGGGACCGGGCCGGTCCGGATCGGCTGTGCCTCTGGGTTCTGGGGGGACACGGCGACCTCAG tgccTCAGCTGGTCCACAGTGGGAAGCTGGACTTCCTGGTGTTCGACTACCTCAGTGAGATCACCATGTCTCTGCTCACTGCCGCCAAGGCCAAGAtgcct AACCTGGGCTACGCCCCTGACTTTGTCCAGGTGGCTCTGGCTCCGTTCATCAACGACATCCACAGGAAAG GTATTCGTGTCGTCAGTAACGCGGGAGGCGTGAACCCTCTGGCCTGCGCCGAGGCCGTACAGGAAGTTATCAAGAAGGCCGGCCTCGACCTCAAGGTCGCCGTGGTGACGGGCGATGACCTCATGCCCCAT AGAAACAGCCTCTCTGAGGTAAAGGTGGCCGACGGCGGCGGCAGGCGACAGTTACCGAGAACACTGCACAGCATGAACGTTTACCTCGG GGCTGCTCCTATCCGCCGCTGTCTGGATCTCGGGGCAGATATCGTGGTAACGGGACGCTGTGTGGACAGCGCCTTGGCGTTGGGGCCCCTCATGCACACG TTTCGATGGGAGAGGGATCAGTATGACCTACTTGCAGCAgggag tCTGGCAGGTCACCTGATCGAGTGTGGAGCTCAGAGCACAGGTGGGATCTTCACCGACTGGCACAAAGTTCCCGACTG ggaCAACATCGGTTTCCCGGTGGTGGAATGTTCCGGCGACGGATCTTTCGTTCTCTCCAAACCGCCCAAAACCGGCGGCCTCGTCTCCTTCGGCACGGTGGCCGAGCAGCTGGTGTACGAGATCGGCGACCCGCGGCGATACCTGCTGCCCGACGTCACCTGCGACTTCAGCCAGGTGGTCATCAAGGAAGTACCAg GTGTGGAAGGAGGCGCCGTCAGCGTGACCGGGGCCAGAGGCTTCGCTCCATCACATGACTACAAG GTGTGTGCGACCTACATGGACGGTTTCCGAGCGACGGCGGTGTGTCCGGTCGGAGGACCGAGAGCGGCGGAAAAGGCCAGACGCACTGCGGACAGCATCATCAGacg gacGAAGAGGATGTTTGAGCAGTTAGGACTGGAAGATTTCAGCTCCGTTAACATCCAGGTGCTCGGAGCTGAGGACACTTATGGTGCCAATGCTCGCACcaag gactCCAGAGAGGCCGTGATCTGGATGTCCGTCCAGCACAAACAGAAGAAAGCTCTCGAACTCTTCTCCAGAGAAATCGCTCCTGCAGGAACCGGCATGG CTCCTGGACTCACCGGTATAGTGGGCGGACGTCCCAGAGT GTCTCCTGTTCTGAagcccttcttcttcttacACCCCAAATCTCAGCTGAAG GTGGACGTTCACGTCGGGGGAGAGCTGCTGGACTCGCTGTCAGAGGTGGGGGCAGACGCACCTGAGCAGGAAGCCCCTCCCACCTCCGCAGAGGACATACCCGACACag ACCTGCCCAGTGGACCGCACAGCTACAGACTGGAGGAACTGGCCTACACGAGGAGCGGAGACAAGGGAGACTCGGCCAACATCG gaGTGATAGCTCGTCACCCCCTCTTCTTCCCCTACCTGAAGAAACACCTGACCTCTGCTGTGGTGGAGGAATACTTCTCCCACCTCATCCAGCCGGGAGTTCGTAACGCCGTCACACG ATTCGCCCTGCCGGGGATCCACGGCCTCAACTTTGTGCTGCAGAGTTCGctgggtgggggaggggtggcGTCTCTACGCAGCGACCcccag GGAAAAGCCTTCGGTCAGATGCTGCTGGACGTGAAGCTGAGAGGACTGCCTGACCTCAAATCACTGGTGGACTGA
- the lratb.1 gene encoding uncharacterized protein lratb.1 isoform X2, whose protein sequence is MSRFPQLVLRGHPVLRRLSRCRGSAQRVSLCFDANFLHFSSSERHRSSSRCYTRSSGTGPVRIGCASGFWGDTATSVPQLVHSGKLDFLVFDYLSEITMSLLTAAKAKMPNLGYAPDFVQVALAPFINDIHRKGIRVVSNAGGVNPLACAEAVQEVIKKAGLDLKVAVVTGDDLMPHRNSLSEVKVADGGGRRQLPRTLHSMNVYLGAAPIRRCLDLGADIVVTGRCVDSALALGPLMHTFRWERDQYDLLAAGSLAGHLIECGAQSTGGIFTDWHKVPDWDNIGFPVVECSGDGSFVLSKPPKTGGLVSFGTVAEQLVYEIGDPRRYLLPDVTCDFSQVVIKEVPGVEGGAVSVTGARGFAPSHDYKVCATYMDGFRATAVCPVGGPRAAEKARRTADSIIRRTKRMFEQLGLEDFSSVNIQVLGAEDTYGANARTKDSREAVIWMSVQHKQKKALELFSREIAPAGTGMAPGLTGIVGGRPRVSPVLKPFFFLHPKSQLKVDVHVGGELLDSLSEVGADAPEQEAPPTSAEDIPDTDLPSGPHSYRLEELAYTRSGDKGDSANIGVIARHPLFFPYLKKHLTSAVVEEYFSHLIQPGVRNAVTRRRPSATRHNRAEH, encoded by the exons ATGTCTCGTTTCCCTCAGTTAGTCCTCCGCGGACACCCAGTCCTCAGGCGGCTGTCGCGCTGCAGAGGCTCAGCACAGCGcgtcagtttgtgttttgacgCTAACTTTTTGCACTTTAGTTCGTCCGAGCGACACAGAAGCAGCTCCCGGTGTTACACACGTTCCTCCGGGACCGGGCCGGTCCGGATCGGCTGTGCCTCTGGGTTCTGGGGGGACACGGCGACCTCAG tgccTCAGCTGGTCCACAGTGGGAAGCTGGACTTCCTGGTGTTCGACTACCTCAGTGAGATCACCATGTCTCTGCTCACTGCCGCCAAGGCCAAGAtgcct AACCTGGGCTACGCCCCTGACTTTGTCCAGGTGGCTCTGGCTCCGTTCATCAACGACATCCACAGGAAAG GTATTCGTGTCGTCAGTAACGCGGGAGGCGTGAACCCTCTGGCCTGCGCCGAGGCCGTACAGGAAGTTATCAAGAAGGCCGGCCTCGACCTCAAGGTCGCCGTGGTGACGGGCGATGACCTCATGCCCCAT AGAAACAGCCTCTCTGAGGTAAAGGTGGCCGACGGCGGCGGCAGGCGACAGTTACCGAGAACACTGCACAGCATGAACGTTTACCTCGG GGCTGCTCCTATCCGCCGCTGTCTGGATCTCGGGGCAGATATCGTGGTAACGGGACGCTGTGTGGACAGCGCCTTGGCGTTGGGGCCCCTCATGCACACG TTTCGATGGGAGAGGGATCAGTATGACCTACTTGCAGCAgggag tCTGGCAGGTCACCTGATCGAGTGTGGAGCTCAGAGCACAGGTGGGATCTTCACCGACTGGCACAAAGTTCCCGACTG ggaCAACATCGGTTTCCCGGTGGTGGAATGTTCCGGCGACGGATCTTTCGTTCTCTCCAAACCGCCCAAAACCGGCGGCCTCGTCTCCTTCGGCACGGTGGCCGAGCAGCTGGTGTACGAGATCGGCGACCCGCGGCGATACCTGCTGCCCGACGTCACCTGCGACTTCAGCCAGGTGGTCATCAAGGAAGTACCAg GTGTGGAAGGAGGCGCCGTCAGCGTGACCGGGGCCAGAGGCTTCGCTCCATCACATGACTACAAG GTGTGTGCGACCTACATGGACGGTTTCCGAGCGACGGCGGTGTGTCCGGTCGGAGGACCGAGAGCGGCGGAAAAGGCCAGACGCACTGCGGACAGCATCATCAGacg gacGAAGAGGATGTTTGAGCAGTTAGGACTGGAAGATTTCAGCTCCGTTAACATCCAGGTGCTCGGAGCTGAGGACACTTATGGTGCCAATGCTCGCACcaag gactCCAGAGAGGCCGTGATCTGGATGTCCGTCCAGCACAAACAGAAGAAAGCTCTCGAACTCTTCTCCAGAGAAATCGCTCCTGCAGGAACCGGCATGG CTCCTGGACTCACCGGTATAGTGGGCGGACGTCCCAGAGT GTCTCCTGTTCTGAagcccttcttcttcttacACCCCAAATCTCAGCTGAAG GTGGACGTTCACGTCGGGGGAGAGCTGCTGGACTCGCTGTCAGAGGTGGGGGCAGACGCACCTGAGCAGGAAGCCCCTCCCACCTCCGCAGAGGACATACCCGACACag ACCTGCCCAGTGGACCGCACAGCTACAGACTGGAGGAACTGGCCTACACGAGGAGCGGAGACAAGGGAGACTCGGCCAACATCG gaGTGATAGCTCGTCACCCCCTCTTCTTCCCCTACCTGAAGAAACACCTGACCTCTGCTGTGGTGGAGGAATACTTCTCCCACCTCATCCAGCCGGGAGTTCGTAACGCCGTCACACG ACGTCGGCCTTCAGCAACAAGACACAACAGAGcagaacactga
- the LOC121177406 gene encoding lecithin retinol acyltransferase-like — protein MLDTLTFLLEKLFLLAHIKLSSLLPPLGRERGDAPLTRRCDRDDPPPQPAGAPQKFQRGDLLEVPRTLFTHFGIYLGDNRVAHLIPDILPVLTADSRQIQEMVTNTRLLLGVLSKRASIRVDSVEDFAYGAGILLNAMDRAVRRSPLSGEEVARRAERLVGTVSYSLLWNNCEHFVTYCRYGTAQSLQTDQFCEWLKSLIRDQRNVLLTALLGILSMVCLGISSSTALPTLFIPFTLWMAS, from the exons ATGTTGGACACACTCACCTTCCTCCTGGAGAAACTCTTCCTCCTCGCCCACATCAAGCTGTCCAGCCTGCTGCCTCCGCTGGGCAGAGAGCGCGGAGACGCGCCGCTCACCAGGCGCTGTGACCGGGATGACCCTCCGCCGCAGCCCGCCGGTGCTCCGCAGAAGTTTCAGCGGGGAGACCTGCTGGAGGTCCCGCGGACTCTCTTTACCCACTTCGGCATCTACCTGGGCGACAACCGGGTGGCGCACCTCATCCCGGACATCCTGCCGGTGCTGACGGCCGACAGCCGGCAGATCCAGGAGATGGTGACCAACACGAGGCTGCTGCTCGGTGTCCTCTCCAAGCGCGCCAGCATCCGGGTGGACTCGGTGGAGGACTTCGCGTACGGGGCCGGGATCCTGCTCAACGCCATGGACCGGGCGGTGCGCCGGAGCCCGCTGTCCGGGGAGGAGGTGGCCCGGCGGGCGGAGCGGCTGGTCGGCACCGTGTCCTACAGCCTGCTGTGGAACAACTGCGAGCATTTCGTCACCTACTGCCGGTACGGGACGGCGCAGAGCCTGCAGACCGACCAG TTTTGTGAGTGGCTGAAGTCGTTAATCCGGGACCAGCGTAACGTCCTCCTGACGGCACTGCTGGGGATCCTGTCCATGGTGTGTTTGGGAATATCCTCCAGCACCGCCCTGCCCACCCTCTTCATCCCCTTCACCCTGTGGATGGCCAGCTAG
- the lratb.2 gene encoding lecithin retinol acyltransferase b, tandem duplicate 2, translated as MFPLQLLTLLFISTPRHDPEEKTRQKEKENEADGQRGQRSQSKYDLIFRRGDLLEVPRTLFTHFGIYLGGGRVAHFIPDIMPIITSDQCRIKQMVTNSRLILGVLAKCGSVRVDSVDDFAYGSEILINTMDKMCSRSALQGEEVARRAEKLQGDVSYSLLWYNCEHFVMYCRYGTVMSFQTFQFCKTVRKLLLSRRVAKATWVLGACLLLYLRAVSTCSALLAVLLPFLIWMAS; from the exons atgtttcctctgcagctgctcactCTGCTCTTCATCTCCACACCGAGACATGACCCTGAGGAGAAGAcgaggcagaaagagaaagagaacgaggcagacggacagagaggacagaggagccaGAGTAAGTACGACCTGATATTCAGGAGGGGAGACCTGCTGGAGGTGCCCAGGACGCTGTTCACACACTTTGGGATTTACCTTGGGGGAGGCAG aGTTGCACATTTCATCCCAGACATCATGCCCATCATCACCAGTGACCAGTGTCGAATCAAACAGATGGTCACCAACAGCAGACTCATACTGGGAGTACTGGCCAAG TGTGGCAGTGTGAGAGTGGACTCAGTGGACGACTTCGCCTACGGATCAGAGATCCTCATTAACACCATGGACAAG ATGTGCAGCCGTTCAGCGctgcagggggaggaggtggcCAGGAGGGCGGAGAAGCTGCAGGGCGACGTGTCCTACAGCCTGCTGTGGTACAACTGCGAACACTTCGTCATGTACTGTCGATACGGCACCGTGATGAGCTTCCAGACGTTTCAG TTCTGTAAGACCGTGAGGAAGCTGCTCCTGAGCCGGCGTGTTGCCAAGGCGACGTGGGTGCTGGGGGCGTGTCTGCTTCTCTACCTGAGGGCTGTGTCCACCTGCTCCGCCCTGCTGGCCGTCCTGCTGCCCTTCCTCATCTGGATGGCCTCGTAA